The Terriglobales bacterium genome includes a region encoding these proteins:
- a CDS encoding tetratricopeptide repeat protein, whose amino-acid sequence MSRKQTNIGQCCKALLAILLLFLDLSVAAQQSASNPQLAAARTALERNDLSQAEKSVWSMLSSNPSQTDALTLLGIIRGRQQRYAEAESLFKRVLELDPKSLLAYRYLGSALLAQDKLDEAVEQYKQAEKLAPQDPDLRVELARLYLGRGNFADALSTIEAIPRDRLPGSAVPVKAASLLGVGRASEAAALIDRARNSPPIAMDLADVFLAAHRPDDALKALNLAAPASRRLPARFYYLKGEALKAKQEFGPALAAYRQSLALDPKTIPSLLAMAETYAAQNKHDESLAALQRARALDPDSLPVLRHVVVEAMATGRNLIAKEAASDLIKKSPQNPDDKYLAAAVMLQQEEYRAATQLLEDYVRVRPNEPKAYLGLGISYLSQLRYPEARNALERALQLDPSLAEAEYELGLVYAKEGNTRQAVQHQERAVEIRPAHAKALFSLGTLYLESGELEKALSVLQRSAAADPSFAKTEYEIGLALSKLGRSQEAQLHMERYRELQEAEHQAAKNARKQLTPP is encoded by the coding sequence ATGTCCCGCAAACAAACTAACATCGGCCAGTGCTGCAAGGCTTTGCTCGCGATTCTTCTCCTTTTTCTCGACCTGTCTGTCGCGGCACAGCAATCCGCTAGTAACCCTCAGTTGGCTGCAGCACGGACCGCCTTAGAACGAAACGATCTTTCTCAGGCCGAAAAGTCGGTCTGGTCCATGCTCTCCTCTAACCCCAGCCAGACTGACGCTCTGACGCTGCTAGGCATTATACGCGGGCGCCAGCAGCGCTATGCCGAGGCCGAGTCGCTGTTCAAGCGCGTGCTGGAGCTTGATCCCAAATCGCTGCTTGCATACCGCTATCTGGGCAGTGCGCTGCTCGCACAAGACAAGCTGGACGAGGCCGTCGAGCAGTACAAGCAGGCAGAGAAGCTCGCTCCCCAAGATCCGGATCTGAGAGTGGAACTCGCCCGGCTTTATCTGGGCAGAGGCAATTTTGCCGATGCGCTTTCCACGATCGAAGCCATTCCTCGCGACCGCCTCCCCGGCTCCGCGGTTCCAGTCAAGGCCGCCAGCTTACTTGGTGTGGGTCGCGCCTCAGAAGCAGCAGCCCTGATCGATCGGGCCAGAAACTCTCCCCCTATAGCCATGGACCTGGCTGACGTCTTTCTCGCTGCTCATCGGCCCGATGATGCGCTGAAAGCACTCAACCTGGCGGCGCCGGCATCCAGGCGTCTTCCAGCTCGCTTCTACTATCTGAAAGGGGAAGCACTGAAAGCTAAGCAGGAATTCGGACCCGCGCTGGCGGCTTATCGCCAGTCACTTGCACTCGATCCCAAGACAATTCCAAGCCTGCTCGCGATGGCAGAAACCTACGCCGCTCAAAATAAGCATGACGAATCTTTAGCCGCCCTGCAGCGGGCACGCGCTCTGGATCCTGACTCGCTGCCCGTGCTTCGTCACGTGGTAGTGGAGGCAATGGCCACGGGCCGCAACCTGATTGCCAAGGAAGCTGCTTCCGATCTCATCAAGAAAAGCCCGCAGAATCCTGATGATAAGTATCTGGCCGCCGCCGTGATGCTGCAGCAGGAAGAGTACCGCGCTGCGACCCAGCTTCTGGAAGACTATGTCAGGGTGCGACCCAATGAGCCGAAAGCATACCTGGGACTAGGGATTTCCTACCTGAGCCAACTGCGTTATCCAGAGGCACGAAACGCCCTAGAGCGCGCGCTGCAATTGGATCCGAGCCTCGCCGAAGCCGAATATGAGCTGGGATTGGTTTACGCCAAGGAGGGCAACACGCGGCAAGCCGTCCAGCATCAGGAGCGCGCCGTCGAAATACGGCCTGCGCACGCCAAAGCGCTGTTCAGCCTGGGCACCTTGTATCTGGAGTCGGGCGAACTGGAGAAGGCGCTCAGCGTACTCCAGCGTTCGGCTGCGGCTGATCCGAGTTTCGCCAAGACCGAATACGAGATCGGCCTGGCCCTCAGCAAATTGGGACGCTCCCAAGAGGCCCAGCTCCACATGGAGCGTTACCGCGAACTTCAAGAAGCCGAACACCAGGCCGCCAAGAATGCAAGGAAACAGCTGACGCCACCGTGA
- a CDS encoding tetratricopeptide repeat protein: MRVGSHPFLFFGYAFPVTRVCKQDSSTALFSRIHERFGACAGAALAASLLLSTVVAQTQTPRTPGAKSSPSRKTASPNKPSAPTKPEPSAQERLQQHYDAARTFQLSGDQEHAAAEFRAFLVDALRASANAYLHLNQSDKAQPLFEEALRLAPDSSAIRLDFASMLAQQGKLSEAQSQLEKILQASPDDAKAHAVLGSVLFDQGNYQGARQHLETAVVATPTFDVGYLLGITYIKLNDMTHTRLLFDDMQTGLGDTAPLHIMFGRAYGEGEWEALDNAILEFKKAVAIDPKAPQAHYFLALAHLMRDGEAGFPEAVPALQAEVKLNPNDARSHYLLGYIAIKQRDSKTAEAELLRAAALDPQNPDPLIYLGKLYEDAGRDSEAEAIMRKAIALTTDVSRNEYQINRAHYVLGRILLRTGRQAEGQKELGLSKELRNRLNRPDSVTNSASGNTPAGANTKKLTDVASFSPAKKGAASAGAAASASPEEQKQAKAFIEQIGPAIADSYNNLGVLLAGQKQYAEALEYFRKAGEWNPSLNALDRNWGMAAFYAKQYDQAIAPLSRQLAGHPDDLRIRSVLGLCFFMVQSYPKVLETLKPVETQVADDPGLAYAYAFSLVKTGEYAEGIRRLKTIAQANPDSAEIHSLLGQAFADQREDDNALAEYHRSIALDPNQAQTHFLAGLALIRQGNPAEAVQELRTALKLNPRDASTKYHLAFALVQDQKKDEAAVLLQEVIRQDPKYADAYYELGKLQLERGDAKSAISSLETGSRLSPDSDYIHYQLAMAYRRDARSEDAEREIKLYQALKNRHRGRDVPQTN; encoded by the coding sequence ATGCGCGTCGGGTCTCACCCTTTTCTGTTTTTCGGGTATGCTTTTCCGGTGACCAGGGTCTGTAAGCAGGATTCGTCGACTGCACTCTTTTCCCGCATCCACGAACGTTTCGGCGCCTGCGCTGGCGCTGCTCTCGCAGCCTCGCTCCTTTTAAGCACGGTCGTCGCGCAGACCCAGACACCAAGAACCCCGGGCGCGAAATCGAGCCCAAGCCGCAAGACAGCATCGCCGAACAAGCCTTCCGCGCCCACGAAACCTGAGCCTTCGGCGCAGGAGCGCCTGCAACAACACTACGACGCCGCCAGGACCTTTCAGCTCAGTGGCGATCAGGAGCATGCCGCCGCCGAATTTCGCGCCTTCCTCGTGGATGCGCTTCGGGCCTCTGCCAACGCATACCTGCATCTGAACCAATCGGACAAGGCGCAGCCGCTGTTCGAAGAGGCGTTGCGGCTGGCACCCGATTCCTCTGCCATCCGTCTCGACTTCGCTTCCATGCTGGCCCAGCAGGGCAAGCTCAGCGAAGCGCAATCGCAGCTGGAGAAAATCCTCCAAGCTTCTCCCGATGACGCCAAAGCTCATGCTGTTCTGGGCAGTGTCCTGTTCGACCAGGGGAATTACCAGGGCGCACGGCAGCACCTGGAAACTGCCGTTGTTGCTACCCCGACCTTCGATGTGGGCTATCTGTTGGGGATCACCTATATCAAGCTGAACGATATGACCCACACGCGGCTGCTGTTCGACGACATGCAGACCGGTCTGGGGGACACAGCTCCACTGCACATTATGTTCGGTCGCGCCTACGGGGAAGGCGAGTGGGAAGCGCTCGACAATGCCATTCTGGAGTTCAAAAAGGCAGTTGCCATCGATCCCAAGGCGCCGCAGGCGCATTACTTTCTCGCCCTTGCCCACCTCATGCGTGATGGAGAAGCAGGCTTTCCCGAGGCTGTTCCCGCCTTGCAAGCCGAGGTAAAACTCAATCCCAATGATGCCCGCTCTCACTATCTGCTCGGCTATATCGCGATCAAACAGCGCGATTCGAAGACGGCGGAAGCCGAACTGCTGCGTGCTGCGGCTCTCGACCCGCAGAATCCCGATCCTCTAATTTACCTTGGAAAGCTTTACGAGGATGCAGGCCGCGACAGCGAGGCCGAAGCTATTATGCGCAAGGCTATTGCTCTAACCACAGACGTCTCTCGCAACGAATACCAGATCAACCGCGCACACTACGTGCTGGGACGTATTCTCTTGCGCACGGGGCGCCAGGCCGAAGGCCAAAAGGAACTGGGGCTCTCCAAAGAGCTTCGTAACCGCTTGAATCGTCCCGATTCTGTAACCAATTCTGCCAGCGGAAATACTCCAGCCGGTGCGAACACCAAGAAGCTTACTGATGTAGCCAGCTTCTCCCCGGCAAAGAAAGGCGCTGCCTCCGCCGGCGCAGCTGCGTCCGCATCGCCGGAAGAGCAGAAGCAGGCCAAAGCTTTCATAGAGCAGATCGGGCCGGCGATCGCGGACTCCTATAACAATCTGGGTGTGTTATTGGCCGGGCAGAAGCAATACGCCGAGGCGCTGGAATATTTCCGCAAAGCGGGAGAATGGAATCCCTCTCTCAACGCCCTCGACCGAAATTGGGGCATGGCCGCGTTCTACGCCAAGCAGTACGATCAGGCGATTGCTCCCTTGAGTCGGCAACTGGCGGGTCATCCCGACGACCTGCGGATCCGCAGCGTGCTGGGCCTCTGCTTCTTTATGGTGCAGAGCTATCCCAAGGTACTGGAGACGCTGAAACCCGTAGAGACCCAGGTCGCGGACGATCCCGGCCTAGCCTACGCTTACGCGTTTTCGCTGGTGAAGACGGGCGAGTACGCGGAAGGAATCCGTCGCCTGAAGACCATTGCCCAAGCCAATCCCGACTCGGCGGAGATTCACTCCCTGCTCGGGCAAGCATTTGCCGATCAGAGAGAAGATGACAATGCCTTGGCGGAATATCACCGCTCAATTGCCCTCGATCCCAACCAGGCACAAACGCATTTTTTGGCTGGGCTGGCTTTGATACGCCAGGGAAACCCCGCCGAGGCTGTGCAGGAATTGCGAACCGCGCTCAAGCTCAATCCTCGTGATGCCAGCACCAAGTACCACCTGGCCTTTGCGCTGGTTCAGGATCAGAAAAAGGACGAGGCAGCCGTCCTTCTCCAGGAAGTTATTCGCCAGGATCCGAAATATGCTGACGCCTATTACGAATTAGGCAAGCTGCAACTGGAGCGGGGGGATGCTAAGTCGGCGATCTCCAGCCTAGAGACGGGAAGCAGGCTCAGTCCCGACAGCGACTACATCCATTATCAGTTGGCGATGGCCTACCGGCGCGATGCTCGCAGCGAAGATGCCGAGCGTGAAATCAAGCTCTATCAGGCCCTCAAGAATCGCCATCGAGGGCGCGATGTCCCGCAAACAAACTAA
- a CDS encoding carboxypeptidase regulatory-like domain-containing protein, whose amino-acid sequence MLHACLAGILLLLLAATPALAQKFTGTIEGAVVDKSGAAIGGATVTVTNTGTSATRTTSTSTSGEYSFPDLPAGIYDVRIQQTNFKEFVSKSVEVHVSSIATVNATLEVGAVSEQVTVEANTVAVETASGAVGNVVEGNEVRELPLNGRSFVQLTQLMPGVSPQANFDSKHKGLEAGVDFSVSGNSSTANMFNVDGVNNNDVGSNRTILVYPSIDAIQEFKILRNSYGPEYGQASGAIVNIITKGGTNQFHGGVFYFGRNDVLNAKDYFNGLNQIPKDKLRRNDFGYNIGGPIVKDKLFFFWSQEWNREIRGKARVGDVPTAAEKGGDFSNLRTDKSNAGAACDPAPKVGGIVLTNINQVPTGGLSKGGQEYLSMLPDPNVPNPVNCNNWAESVGSPVYWREENIRGDYKIGKTWSIMGRYTQDHWENPFPNTQGLWGDDQFPSIESSWKQPGYQGTVKVTKLLGTTAVNDFQFSYASNRINATRSGTNPGLNDTIIADNPTFFPLSDKLQGSKIGYPGFWGGCGPDCATGSNLWTQAPWHNNEQLMIWKDDFSKVLGNHTFKVGVLVSNNQKNEMVNNESQENAFYWGAASNDTGNGAFNMLWNQVQWGGGESSTNPYSQIRWHDIEPYFGDTWKFRRNLTLDYGFRWSFLRFPYSGPDKIATFSPAAYNPALGGDPCNGLLLPPGSSACAAAGFKGGADGPNRALKENNNHAIAPRVGIAWDPYGDGKMAIRAGVGQFFQRERLNNNLQLATNPPFNLAVGYNRAFSTPPAPGSLSASGTPAWDQDTSDILPNTWQWNLTLEREVFHDSKMEVAYVGNRGIHLLTYTDANRLAPADQLAFALTNSAALRPFGAGNWGRINDAFWGGNSNYHSLQALFRTRLKALDAQFAYTWSRSLTNTDLTNSGNINQSSALLDPTNPHLNYGPSQINRPHVFVSNIVYDTPTLVGHNAAVRGVLGGWEMAAILSYASGSSMTVFANDSVTGAPGGISGTGAGQNNTRPNVVPGQGCRAPSGSPKYQWLNPNRYTLIGYQLGTFGDGSIGDCLSPGIANTDFSLYKNFKVKERVTMQFRMEFFNLFNKVQFLGNYQSTTNVTTLYDSGATKCATNNTICSVSVNPTFGQATVDKGPREIQYALKINF is encoded by the coding sequence ATGCTACACGCCTGCCTGGCTGGGATCCTTCTGCTGTTGCTTGCTGCGACGCCCGCGTTGGCGCAGAAATTTACCGGTACCATTGAAGGAGCGGTGGTCGATAAATCGGGTGCCGCCATCGGAGGCGCCACGGTGACCGTGACCAATACCGGCACCAGCGCCACGCGCACTACCTCCACGAGTACTTCCGGGGAATATAGTTTCCCTGACCTGCCCGCAGGCATTTACGACGTCCGCATCCAGCAGACCAACTTCAAGGAATTTGTCAGCAAGAGTGTTGAGGTGCACGTCTCCAGCATCGCAACCGTGAATGCCACGCTGGAAGTGGGCGCGGTTAGCGAGCAGGTTACAGTGGAGGCCAATACCGTTGCCGTGGAGACGGCATCCGGCGCGGTCGGCAATGTGGTCGAAGGCAATGAGGTCCGTGAATTGCCCCTCAACGGCCGCAGCTTCGTGCAGTTAACCCAGTTGATGCCCGGCGTCTCGCCACAAGCTAATTTCGATTCCAAGCACAAGGGTCTGGAGGCCGGTGTTGACTTCTCTGTAAGCGGCAACTCCAGCACCGCAAACATGTTCAACGTGGATGGTGTCAACAATAATGATGTCGGATCGAACCGCACCATCCTGGTCTATCCGTCGATCGATGCCATCCAGGAGTTCAAGATCCTACGCAACAGCTATGGCCCGGAGTATGGGCAGGCCAGCGGCGCTATCGTTAACATCATCACCAAGGGGGGAACGAATCAGTTCCACGGAGGCGTCTTCTATTTCGGCCGCAACGATGTTCTCAACGCCAAGGACTACTTCAACGGCCTGAACCAGATTCCCAAGGACAAGCTGCGCCGCAACGACTTTGGCTACAACATCGGCGGCCCGATCGTGAAAGACAAGCTGTTCTTCTTCTGGTCGCAGGAGTGGAACAGGGAAATTCGTGGCAAGGCACGCGTCGGAGACGTGCCCACGGCGGCAGAGAAGGGCGGCGACTTTAGCAACTTGCGAACCGATAAAAGCAACGCCGGGGCGGCATGCGATCCCGCCCCCAAGGTTGGCGGCATCGTCCTGACCAACATCAACCAGGTGCCGACTGGCGGGCTGTCCAAGGGCGGCCAGGAATATCTCTCGATGCTGCCAGATCCGAACGTTCCCAATCCGGTGAACTGCAATAACTGGGCGGAGTCGGTCGGATCCCCGGTTTATTGGCGAGAAGAAAACATCCGCGGTGATTACAAAATAGGGAAAACCTGGAGCATCATGGGGCGCTATACCCAGGATCACTGGGAAAACCCCTTTCCGAATACGCAAGGACTGTGGGGCGACGACCAATTCCCCTCCATTGAGAGCAGCTGGAAGCAGCCCGGTTATCAGGGGACGGTTAAGGTGACGAAGCTGCTAGGCACCACGGCAGTGAACGACTTCCAGTTCTCTTACGCTTCCAACCGCATCAATGCCACCCGCTCGGGAACCAATCCGGGATTGAACGACACCATCATTGCGGATAATCCCACGTTTTTCCCGCTCTCCGACAAACTGCAGGGCTCGAAGATTGGTTATCCGGGATTCTGGGGTGGATGCGGTCCCGATTGCGCGACTGGCTCCAATCTGTGGACGCAGGCGCCTTGGCACAACAACGAGCAGCTCATGATCTGGAAGGATGATTTCTCCAAGGTTCTGGGCAACCACACTTTCAAAGTTGGCGTGCTGGTCAGCAACAACCAGAAAAATGAGATGGTTAACAACGAGTCCCAGGAGAACGCCTTTTACTGGGGCGCAGCCTCGAACGACACCGGAAACGGCGCCTTCAATATGTTGTGGAATCAAGTGCAGTGGGGCGGCGGAGAGAGTTCGACCAACCCGTACTCCCAGATCCGATGGCACGACATTGAACCTTACTTCGGCGATACCTGGAAGTTCCGTCGAAACTTGACGCTGGACTATGGCTTCCGCTGGTCTTTCCTGCGTTTCCCGTATAGCGGTCCCGACAAGATCGCCACTTTCTCCCCTGCTGCGTACAACCCGGCCCTTGGTGGCGACCCTTGTAACGGATTGCTCTTGCCGCCCGGCAGCAGCGCCTGCGCGGCGGCAGGGTTCAAGGGGGGGGCCGACGGACCTAACCGCGCACTTAAGGAGAACAACAATCATGCGATCGCGCCGCGTGTCGGTATTGCCTGGGATCCCTATGGCGATGGCAAGATGGCGATCCGCGCCGGTGTCGGGCAGTTCTTCCAGCGCGAACGCTTGAACAACAACTTGCAGTTGGCCACCAATCCTCCCTTTAACCTGGCGGTAGGTTACAATCGCGCCTTTTCTACGCCTCCCGCACCAGGCTCGTTGAGTGCTTCCGGGACCCCTGCATGGGATCAGGATACTAGCGACATCCTGCCCAACACCTGGCAGTGGAACCTCACATTGGAACGAGAGGTATTCCACGATAGCAAGATGGAAGTGGCCTATGTAGGTAATCGTGGTATTCACCTGCTGACCTACACGGATGCCAATCGCCTAGCGCCAGCGGACCAGTTAGCATTCGCTCTGACTAACTCCGCCGCCCTTCGTCCGTTTGGTGCAGGAAATTGGGGCCGGATAAACGATGCCTTCTGGGGCGGCAATTCCAATTACCACTCGCTGCAGGCGTTGTTCCGCACGCGTTTGAAGGCTCTGGACGCGCAATTCGCCTACACCTGGTCCAGGTCTCTGACCAACACGGACCTTACCAATAGCGGCAATATTAATCAGAGCAGCGCGCTACTGGATCCTACCAATCCTCACCTGAACTATGGGCCTAGCCAGATCAACCGCCCCCACGTTTTCGTGTCGAACATCGTATATGACACGCCCACTCTGGTCGGGCACAATGCCGCGGTGCGCGGTGTCCTTGGAGGCTGGGAAATGGCGGCAATCCTTTCGTACGCCAGCGGTAGCTCGATGACCGTGTTTGCCAATGACTCGGTCACCGGCGCTCCCGGCGGCATCTCGGGCACGGGTGCCGGTCAAAACAACACCCGTCCCAACGTTGTGCCCGGTCAGGGTTGCCGTGCTCCGTCGGGGTCTCCCAAATACCAGTGGTTGAATCCCAATCGCTACACATTGATTGGCTACCAGCTCGGCACCTTTGGCGACGGCAGCATCGGTGACTGCCTCTCACCCGGCATCGCCAACACTGACTTCTCCCTCTACAAGAACTTCAAAGTGAAAGAACGGGTCACCATGCAGTTCCGTATGGAGTTCTTCAACCTGTTCAACAAGGTGCAATTCCTGGGTAACTACCAGAGCACGACGAACGTGACTACGCTTTACGATAGCGGAGCCACGAAGTGTGCCACCAACAATACGATTTGCTCGGTTTCGGTGAACCCGACCTTTGGCCAGGCGACGGTGGACAAAGGACCGCGTGAAATCCAATATGCTCTGAAGATCAACTTCTGA
- a CDS encoding sialidase family protein, producing MVLPAMLIVLFGCGSGSPPDSGSSTSPPPPAQASQLLTRLSTDTFFDNSGQHATEVEPDLAAFGSTLVATFQIGRFFGGGSTDIGFATSTNGGVSWTNGSLSGITVFAGGAYNAVSDPAVAYDRAHAVWLINSLAIVQTSTVVVSRSPDGLHWGIPIVISNSPDADKNWIACDNGQASPFFGHCYVEWDDPSQKGLIWMSTSTDGGLTWSPPANTRDMATGVGGQPVVQPNGTVIVPIQDGSGTHVIAFSSQDGGANWSSAATVADIGDHLVAGGLRTDALPSATVDAVGEIYVVWHDCRFRTGCSSNDVVLSKSSDGITWTAPVRIPLDDVSSTVDHFIPAIASDPATSGASAHLAILYYYYPTAACDETSCALNVGYTNSRDGGNTWSAPSLLVGPMSIDWLANTKTGRMVGDYFAVAYSNSNAFPVFTVARANNGTQFDEAIYTTSEPLVQAAVGVSSQSEQPRGEVKSDHGPRRFYDLEHRYPVKPKIQPN from the coding sequence ATGGTCTTGCCTGCCATGCTCATCGTCCTCTTCGGATGTGGTTCAGGAAGTCCGCCAGATTCGGGCTCCTCCACGAGTCCGCCACCGCCAGCGCAAGCGTCACAGCTGCTAACACGCTTAAGCACCGATACTTTTTTCGACAATTCCGGCCAACATGCTACCGAGGTTGAACCCGATTTGGCTGCTTTTGGGTCCACGCTGGTCGCCACTTTTCAGATTGGACGCTTCTTCGGAGGTGGTTCCACCGACATCGGATTTGCGACCTCGACGAATGGAGGAGTGAGTTGGACCAACGGCTCCTTGAGTGGAATCACTGTCTTTGCCGGAGGCGCTTACAACGCGGTCAGCGATCCCGCTGTTGCTTACGATCGCGCGCATGCGGTGTGGCTGATCAATTCCCTGGCGATCGTTCAAACCAGCACCGTAGTCGTCAGCCGTTCACCCGACGGCCTCCATTGGGGAATTCCGATTGTCATCAGTAACTCTCCTGATGCCGACAAGAATTGGATCGCGTGCGATAACGGCCAGGCCAGCCCGTTCTTTGGCCATTGCTACGTGGAATGGGACGACCCCAGCCAGAAGGGACTGATCTGGATGAGCACGTCAACCGATGGCGGCCTCACCTGGAGTCCCCCGGCCAATACGCGGGATATGGCGACTGGCGTGGGTGGCCAGCCCGTCGTGCAGCCCAACGGCACAGTGATTGTGCCCATCCAGGATGGCTCGGGCACGCACGTGATTGCGTTTTCGTCGCAGGATGGAGGCGCCAACTGGAGTTCGGCGGCCACCGTGGCCGACATCGGCGATCATCTGGTCGCAGGCGGTCTTCGCACCGACGCCCTGCCCTCCGCAACGGTCGATGCAGTGGGAGAGATCTACGTGGTCTGGCACGACTGCCGTTTTCGGACGGGGTGTTCGTCCAATGACGTAGTGCTGAGCAAGTCGTCGGATGGAATCACCTGGACGGCTCCGGTGCGGATTCCGCTGGATGACGTGAGCAGCACGGTCGATCACTTCATTCCAGCCATCGCTTCCGACCCGGCCACCAGCGGAGCTTCGGCGCATCTGGCAATCTTGTACTACTACTATCCGACCGCGGCCTGCGATGAGACTAGTTGTGCGCTCAATGTGGGCTACACGAATTCGCGGGATGGCGGCAACACCTGGAGTGCACCCAGCTTGCTAGTCGGACCGATGTCGATCGACTGGCTGGCAAATACCAAGACCGGGCGAATGGTGGGTGATTATTTTGCGGTTGCGTACTCTAACAGCAATGCATTCCCAGTATTTACCGTGGCCCGCGCGAACAACGGAACCCAATTCGACGAGGCAATCTACACCACGAGTGAACCGCTGGTGCAAGCTGCCGTGGGAGTGAGTTCACAGAGCGAGCAGCCCCGCGGCGAAGTGAAATCTGACCATGGTCCACGGCGGTTTTATGATCTGGAACACCGGTATCCGGTGAAACCCAAAATTCAGCCGAACTGA
- a CDS encoding rhodanese-like domain-containing protein: MVSEITRDELKQKLDHPRRFTLIEVLPPQDYSRAHLPGAINIPAAQLRGQAAEQLPNKDMEMIVYGAGPDCPESKEAAAELSEMGYINVRRYVGGKADWISAGFPIASDYEQRTVKPAV, from the coding sequence ATGGTCAGCGAAATCACACGCGACGAGCTAAAACAGAAACTGGATCACCCGCGGAGATTCACTCTGATTGAGGTGCTGCCGCCACAAGACTATTCTCGGGCGCACCTTCCAGGAGCCATCAACATTCCCGCGGCTCAGCTGCGCGGGCAGGCGGCGGAACAGCTGCCTAACAAGGACATGGAAATGATTGTGTACGGCGCCGGTCCGGACTGTCCCGAATCCAAAGAAGCCGCCGCCGAATTATCCGAGATGGGCTATATCAATGTCCGGCGTTACGTTGGCGGAAAAGCCGACTGGATCAGCGCCGGGTTCCCGATCGCCAGCGACTATGAGCAGCGCACGGTCAAGCCCGCTGTGTAG